The region AAGGACAAGTCCCACACTGCGCGGATGACGGTTGCCTTGATGCGATTCTATCCGCATCTGAGGTGTACGACGAATGTAAAGTACAAGAAGGAGTATGTGGAGAGGGCGAAGAGAAAGGGATTGAAAGTCTACCGTTACGACAGATCCGAGGAACCGGAGGAGGTTCAGAAAAAAGAAGGTCAATCCATGGTGTGGATGGTAGAGCAGGCGATATTGAAGCTGAAATCACCTCCTGACATAATATACGATGAAGGATGGTGGGGAAAAGAGGCGATGATAAGGGTGTTTGGAAGAAATCCGAAAGAGGTGCTGGGCAAGATAAAACTCATGCTGGAGGAGTGAGAACATGCCGAAGGCAGAGGGAAGAATCTTTGACTTCAAAGGGCATGATGCGATAAGAACAGACTTTCTGGAAGCCATAGATTTTGATGGGAAAGAGGAGTACATCAAGATCGAAACCGATGAATTCTCCGCCGTGTGTCCTTTTTCTGGCCTCCCGGACATAGGCAAGGTGATCATAGAGTACTATCCCGATGGTGGAAAGATCGTTGAACTCAAGTCTCTGAAGTACTATTTCGTCAGCTTCAGAAACGTAGGAATATATCAGGAAGAAGCGACGAAAAGAATCTACGAAGACCTGAAGAGCCTTCTGAAAACGGATCGTCTGAGAGTCACTGTAATATACAATATAAGAGGCGGGATAAGGACCACAACACAGATAGGTTCACTGGAGGGAAAAAACGATGGAAAAGCTGAATGAAAGATTGATACTTTTGACAGGAATATTCGTTGCTGCCCTGACCATCTCGAACGTGATCGCCGGGAAGCTTGTGAACATAGGTCCTTTCCTTGTTCCCGTGGCGGTTCTGTGCTATCCGATCACGTTTGCTGTAACGGACATTGTGTCGGAGGTTTATGGAAAAAGAACTGCTCAGAAAGTGGTGTGGACAGGCTTCTTCACCTCGTTGATCCTTGTAGTCTACTCGCAGATCACCGTCTTCTATCCTCCCGCTGCCATCTTCGAAAACAACGAAGCCTTTGTGAAGGTGTTCGGTGCGACACCAAGGATCGTCCTTGCGAGCATCCTGGCTTACGTTCTTTCGCAGTCCCACGATGTCTGGGCCTTCCACTTCTGGAAAAAGATCACCAGAGGATCACATCTGTGGCTCAGGAACAACCTTTCCACGATGGTCTCTCAATTCATCGATACTCTTGCGTTCATCTCTCTGGCATTCGGCGGAACGGTTTCTGGAAGTGTTCTCGTTCAGATGACCTTCTCTCAGTACGCAGTGAAACTGATCATCGCTTTGATCGACACTCCCTTCGTTTATCTGGGAGTGAGACTCGTCAGCGGTAGATGGGTGGTAAAAGAAAGGAGTTGATTCCTTTGATAATTGCCAAAGGGTTGACGAGAAGATTTGGTGATTTCGTCGCTGTCGATCATATCGATCTTACGGTGAGGCCTGGTGAGATATATGGTTTTCTGGGACCAAACGGTGCTGGGAAGACCACGACCATAAGGATGCTCACGGGTGTTTTGAAGCCGACCGAGGGTGAGATAGAGCTCCTTGGAATGAACATGAGGTCACACGAGATAGAGATAAAGAAAAGCATCGGAGTTGTCCCGGACGAGCCGAAGATCTACACTCACCTGACGGGAAAGGAGTTTCTGGATTTCATCATGGAGATATACGGTCTCAACAGGGAAGAGACCAGCAGGAGGATAGCAGAACTCTGCGAGGCCTTCAAAGTGGATTACCTTGGAAAGAGAGTGGGGGAACTTTCACATGGAATGA is a window of Thermotoga sp. DNA encoding:
- the queF gene encoding preQ(1) synthase, producing the protein MPKAEGRIFDFKGHDAIRTDFLEAIDFDGKEEYIKIETDEFSAVCPFSGLPDIGKVIIEYYPDGGKIVELKSLKYYFVSFRNVGIYQEEATKRIYEDLKSLLKTDRLRVTVIYNIRGGIRTTTQIGSLEGKNDGKAE
- a CDS encoding queuosine precursor transporter codes for the protein MEKLNERLILLTGIFVAALTISNVIAGKLVNIGPFLVPVAVLCYPITFAVTDIVSEVYGKRTAQKVVWTGFFTSLILVVYSQITVFYPPAAIFENNEAFVKVFGATPRIVLASILAYVLSQSHDVWAFHFWKKITRGSHLWLRNNLSTMVSQFIDTLAFISLAFGGTVSGSVLVQMTFSQYAVKLIIALIDTPFVYLGVRLVSGRWVVKERS
- a CDS encoding ABC transporter ATP-binding protein, which encodes MIIAKGLTRRFGDFVAVDHIDLTVRPGEIYGFLGPNGAGKTTTIRMLTGVLKPTEGEIELLGMNMRSHEIEIKKSIGVVPDEPKIYTHLTGKEFLDFIMEIYGLNREETSRRIAELCEAFKVDYLGKRVGELSHGMKQKLMLVSVFMRKPRVIFLDEPTVGLDAKSAKILKLLLRKYADEGVTIFLTTHILEIAEKMCDRIGIINKGKLIAEGTMEELRKLAGQEKASLEDLFLQLTAENEEIEEIIKEL